The Amphiura filiformis chromosome 8, Afil_fr2py, whole genome shotgun sequence genomic sequence cacgccacacacatgacacatgcatgcaaggtaatatacaaatattgactgctatgaggggcatggttaaaattataggcccaaggtgatctcaaaaccatgactatgttatagttatggttttgagatcaccgcgggcctataattttaaccatgcctcgaataaaaagcagtcaatatttgttttatataccaaatcttaagattcttgtcatctgtttggttaaaagtatcgattttgggaagagaaattaacagtttcaatgcgaacggcacacatattacaatctgcgatttctgcgtaattatagcgcgtgaaaacattaacgcatgcgtaatatcattttacgctgggaaaaacgcgcagtttgatcgtgacacacgtgaccggtccatagttcatttccatggaccggtccatagttcattttgcgggcatagttaattcaatgactgcactttcaaccaatcagatgacaggaatctatatatgaggtatataacattgactatacactaatcaaacaatggtattgatcctgtacaactggtcgtggtttatttacattcgattcatttaaaatccccatagtaaacattaattttggcaagagttttctctctctgacgaggatgcatccactggctccgcgtaatgaaaagatctaacatgattggtcaatttagctccgcgaagcgaaaagtaagctacgcgtagcagctccacattgtggcggttacggccaggcatatactgatcatgcgaaaatcgtaaaaacatagaatagaaacagtatGGCAGGCTCTGTGggaatctcaaattgtatgcttagcctaagtcgctcggcctatctcgaacaaaatcaccatgcgtagcttttgaaaaacgtgaggattcatcgtactatcacggcaatttttgacacaaagatatagggatgatgacggtgtgtgagGTGTTgctatgatgatcatgatgacattAGTGCATTttttcatacatgtatatgtaggtatgagaggcaaaccttagttaacacattttctagtcaaccaaattcgcctagaccggggcccaaacacaatatatatttacatagaaatttaaaagaacagattggacaggctggtcaaggaaacctacataaatatgttttctatacttcacttgacccaaatatatgactttttatggtgataagacaatcgcacatggaattttagagggattttgatagcagttccattaaaaaaagctgctatcatcatgagactattaaacaccaccgaaatgcggttttggggaattttgctagcagaatctttttgatgaaagtcaatctttgacaagatgtaacttcagttttgactttctttactcaagggctttaatttgatatataaaatgatgcagtttgatggcaaatttgaattcacctagcatacctaatatgCGTTGTCTTGTCTATAGTCTGAGACTGAGCCGTGGCCAATCCTCTGAGGGGCACATGAAAAATTCAAAGTACCCCAAGTTATTCCTCACAGTCATGAACTAGACCACTAAAGACCAGACGTATCCTAAaagcagttgtagtaactacaaatttcgaacgtttgaggagcCAGGACTGAAGAGGTGCAtcacgcgctgcgacttccgcgtaattgggggcgtaatgtctaacacATGCAGGGATGtcagttttcaggcaattgcctgatttcaggccttttgctactccaaatttccgcacttttatttattttcagcccgttttgaggctttatagcccaaattcaggcttttcctgccaagtcacttcaggccactttcatccctgcacatgacatgcagaacggcagtacccacaagatggcggatcccacgaaaaggctgacggcctctataccaATATTCCTTACAAGATGGTGTACAGATGGTGTACATGTACACCACCTTATCTTGTGATCCTCCAAAATCTTTCTCTGTCAgattttgtttgtaatttatgcCAGTCTGTAAGGTTACAGCTTAATCTCAATATGCTTGAACACAACAGAGAATGGCCTCAGAATGCATTGGGGGCAAAACTCCATAACTTAAAGTCAACTGTTACACTATAAAGTTGATTGCACTGTGCTATTGGAGATGAAGCAATTTCTTGTGATCCTCCAAAATCTTTCTCTGTCAgattttgtttgtaatttatgcCAGTCTGTAAGGTTACAGCTTAATCTCAATATGCTTGAACACAACAGAGAATGGCCTCAGAATGCATTGGGGGCAAAACTCCATAACTTAAAGTCAACTGTTACACTATAAAGTTGATTGCACTGTGCTATTGGAGAtgaagcaatttttggcttaaaaatttgacattctttgatgtttttaaaaaatgcttcttctctcacaaacTTATTCAGATTTTGATCAAAGTTGGCCACAAGATGCACTGACCCAAGcttctttaaatttatacacaGTTTTACAATGAAGAACATGTAGTGGTTCTTAGAGGCAATTTTGTAAAAAGGCATATTTATGTCTAAAGCTGCTTTTTGAATGGAAATCAGCAATGTTTATAAACAAAGGCAAGGAACTAATGTATCGGTTATAATGCTGCAGAGAACAGCGTATGACCACTTCACTTTTCAGTAACATTTTCTGCTCTTTATTAGATTTgccgggagttttaaaagcactggTCCGCATTAAAGTAGGATGCCTACTGCCAGGCAAAGAACAATGACCAATGCTGGGCAAATGTGTTGTGTGATGGCACATGTCACATTTTTCTTAGGCCTCCCCCCCAGGATGCCAACATGTATTAATGCTTCTGATACCATGTCCCATTTAGAGTTAAATATAATGCAAGGCCTAACTTTCAAAATGATATCTTTTATAAGTATGTAAATTTGTTAGCtggatattatttttgttaatgtaAGGAATTTCCAAAATCTGATGTGCAATATCCATTTGTGTGGAAGTGGGTGGGTGGACTTGGGGTTGATGCTGTTAGAAGTGGTAATGACTGAGCATTGGGACTGGGAGTGTTTCAAGTGTTTTGTTTTGTGACTGCTTAATATGTTTGTGGATGTTTtaagtatacatgtatgtaatgaaTGTTTGCTTGTGGGCATGTAAGTGCTTGAGTTATTTTTAATCTGAAGTGCATGATTATGTAACCAAGTCTTTTGTTTTTATCACACAGTTAAGATCACATCAGGATCAGTAACTGTACTGCAATAAAACACGGTGCTTGCCAGTCACATCACACAGACAGACATGGAGCCAATGACAGACAGACACAGAGCTATTTTGCGGAAATCAAGAGTTTTCTTGGTCCCCGACATCGAGTTAAGCATCATAGATCACTTGGTGTCAGAATTGGTTCTGACTGCAGAAGACGAAGAACGCATCAATGCCGAGAAGGTGCGACATGACAAGATTAGGAAACTGATCCAACTTTTGCCAAGGAGGGGAGACAATGCATATGATATTTTCTTGAAAGTATTACATGAACAACAGCTTTTCTTGTATGAGAAAATAAAAGAATTAGAAAAtttgagtgatgacattttgctAGCAGACTCATCTTACTCGCAGCTTCAAAATGGTGAGCAAAGCGTACACATGAAAAGATGTTTGTTTGTCTCATCTGACAGATCTTAATTTTGAAAACGGGGAAATAGTTTTTGCTGCCAAAAGAATAGTGACCATGCATTATTTTAGAATGCCACAGAAATATTTGTTTAGGTTTCTACTGAGTTGTTTTTGCAGAGCTCTAAAGAGACAAAAAAGTTCTTCTGACTGATCTTAATTGCCAGAAAAAGTAGATGAGgacaagcaaacatcttttttcttTGCCTAAATTTTTCTGTTGTGTTATATTTTGTAAGATTGGTTTAGTCCAGCTCACCGTATATAGTTGTATATGCCATCATGTATGAagataattttgcaatttttagcCAATGTAACAATTACCAAGTCGAAggtctgaagggtcattagtccaaaaacccaATAACTTTATAAACCTAATCCTCatgctaaccctaatcctaaacttcaccctaaccttAACATATTAACCTAAGCCCTAACCTAAACCTAACAATAACCCAAAACATAACACAGACTCTATTCCTAACACTCAAAATGTCCTAAAaggcctttaatttcttaattatGTTACTTAAACTTACAATATCTGACCTAATTATTACACTCATTGTAATTGTTTCAATTTGTTactttgagatgaaaaaagtgaaatatttatcactcttttagttttttgccAGTTTCGCCGGCAAAAACTGGTTTTGCCAAGTGGACAAAAATTGTGaataaaaccatgtttttttccaCTTTCGGCAAAAACTTGCAAACcctgttatactgaaaaaaaataTGCTCTCTATCCATACAGGACCTTCAGGTGACTCTCATCCAAGAGAAGATGCATGCTTAATAAGAGAAAACCAAAGAACACGTGGCATCATTACACACCCAACTGATGTAGAAATGAACTGCCAGCCAGTGGTGGACATCAAGCCATGTGTTAATGATTTCAACCCAAATTTGACTGATATGAAGACTGAACCTATGGGTAAGATTTGTATTTGGTTATTCAATTTGAAGTCCAtgctacccctgtggatgatttagctaaagtctttctTAGAGGGAGTAGGGGTTTCAAATGAATAGTAAATTGGATAACTACCATTTGAATGATATTTGTCACATTCCTAGCGGAatgcatcagaactgcatattttttttatttttattaaatacacaaagtcacagagggatgaaaattattatacttagtttttgattggatgaacaaattttaacctttacccagagcagccagcgcacatccCTTTGTGTGTTTATAATAAATATGTAGATTTGATACCTTCTGCTAGAATCTTATGTGTGCTGACTGCTTTTGAGTAAAGAACAAAaagttcatcctatcaacccagaaaactatagtaatataataattttcatccctttgtctaacttgttttgtgcatatggaccttaGGGGAACTAAAAACTTGTGAACCCATTCTAGGAAAATATCACAGATTTATGATAATGAGTGGGTAACACAGTGTGCATAACAAACCAACAAACTGTTTTGTACTTGGCAATTAGGGCATCACATCCATAGCTGCAAGCCTGTTTGCAAGCAAGAGTCACTTGAAAACATATAATTAATGCAACTATCAGTTGTCTGACATATTATGATGCACCATTGGTCTGATGTACGTCATACTTTTATATGCACTATTATACCCCTggtcaaagtctaaagacttATTATAAAACTGTCTGAATGACCTGCCATATGACAtagacagtggcgtaactaggggggcaaggcaaccgaaattcaacttcattgtaaccaaatttcattaaagtggtgtttgtgcaaatttttcgcgcgctctgtgcgcaattgtttcaaaaatgggTGCAGGGGAGCGCCATTATACATCCTTGCCccaggcgccacaacccctagctacaccaATGGACATAGATattgaattgaccttttcggtaatcccataagcctttgcgcgTAGACATGAGATGTCGACATTTGACGACACGCTGATGTGCACATCTTTTAGTGAACATCGCTACAGCCCATTTCAAAGCAGTAAAGTGTGCAGTAACAATGTGTGCATTGGCATTGGCATGACATCAATTGATGACAACTCCGGTCTACTTTGCAAAGGCAAATGGGATTTACCCAAAAGGTCAATAGCTGCTTCGGCGGAATCCTGCATCAACATTTTGCTGGTAGATGATCCAACAATGAAACACCTTGGGTCTCATGGTGCGTCTAACAACTGATAGGTGCATAAACAACTGTTCAGAGCCTAAAACATCACCGCTATTATTAAAATTCCCCACAGCTCTTGGGGTGATGTTGCATAACTTCCCTGGTTGGGAGGGGGCAAAGGGAGGCAAGGTGACTCAAAGAGTGGGATAATgcctacaaatcttaaatataacAGCAGCCAGTATTCTACCAGCAAGGTGGGAGATGTTCGGCAGGGAGCAAGGAGTTCAAGTGAGCCCATGAAGCCCACCTGTTAGTCCAACCCTCCAATTACATGAATACATGTAGTGGCACTTTAGAATTCTCTACATTGTAAAGTGGCACTTTAAGGAATTTAGTTGAGGACCTGTGATCTACATCTTTTTCTGTTTCCAACTAATACCTACTTCCAATAATATTTGAATAACAATTTAAATCAGTATAATCATTTAAAATAAGACTTCAATATATACTTGCTTATTTCACTTACCTGGAGCGCTTTCAAAGAACTTCCTCATCACCAGGCGATATTGTTAGCTCTGATAGTTTCTTGGAAACAGCTAGAGATCAACCTGATTAGATGATGTTACTGAATTTGGAAAATTAGTGTCTCTGGTCTTGctcaggttgtcccacacaggatctagTTCCAACCTGATAAAACCCAGCAAGACCAGGGACCGGAATTTTCCAACTTCGGTGACGTTACCTGGTGTGGCATCATGATCAGATTCCAAGAATATACCAGAGCTAACAAAACAACATCAGCTGATGACAAGGAAGTTCCGCGTAAGCGTTCCCGGTAAGCGAACTAAACAATGAGTGTTGAAATCTTATGCTTGTTTcgtactttcctgccgcttgtcgCTGAGCAGCGTGACGcatgcgcattgcagacaaacagacacaatcgaAGCTTGTCATTGGTTAATACGTCTTGCCGGTTGCCGCAGCAGCAAGCGGCATGGAAGTATGACGGgggcataattttaaattataattattttttattaccaCTCGTATGAGTCTGTAGTTCTATAATTTaaatcattttcattattttctctCTCTACTTCACAGATACGTTTGGCTTGCCTCCAATCTGTCTCAAGATCACCGGATCAGATGAAGGACAACGCATCGATCCAATGCGTACTATCCCAAGAAATCCACACAAAATCGTCCCTCAGAAAGCACTCAGCACGCTTGCCAGCAATCTCGGCCAGGAGTGGGAAGCCTTAGCTGTACATATGAACTTTACAAAAAATAAACTTTATCATTTCAAAGAAAACAGTAAATATAATGTATGGGGTCAGGTTTTTGCATTCTTAACTGCGTGGAGAAATAGCAATGGAAGTAACGCCACTTTTGAGAGACTTATTGGTGAGTTGAGGAGCTTTCAAACAACGGGTGTGGCTCCAGGAGCATATCGTCATCTTTTCTTTGAATAGTCATTTGTGTTGCAATCCAAGGTACAGTAAGAGTAAAGATTTCAGATGGTTGCATAACTAGATCTACATGCATCCAAAGGTTGTCTTTTGCATGCTAATATTTTTATGTAATTAGTTGTCTTTGTAAtcgctactccctattccagaaaaatacagtactaatttttttggattgatAGATGTTATCCTGCTTTGCCGAATGAAACATACGTAAATCCTAATccttagttagttctaactggcaatgaaagtcaaatgttaactctctctccatgcgggtatcgactgcagacgacaagtttattttcttccaaaattcaaaaatattagaattctacatttttatgaccatatttggaatcagcatggaaaatgcatcaaaatgagtacaaacaagcatagtattggttcagtggttcttgagataactcttgatattttgagaaaatacctcaaaactgggactttttatgttgaagcctatggctagcatgcagagtattaatatttggtcaatttttgtaaATATGAGCCAAAAACACACATTCATAGgttgtttttcgtatgctgtgacaatcaaacccaaagacatgtacaaagtctaatttcaggttatgcattctaattattggaaaacacatttttgaatctTGTTTATAACCAATtgagattttgaatgcttagacttgtaccaagtcttagaattttttGACTAcatttgtaagaaaacatgcaactttttagccaattttccctcaaattacaaaaatattaaaattcaacttttattgccagttaaaaaCTAACTAAAAAATCaggatttagctgtttcatttggcaaagcaagatcatattttttaattccaaaaaaatagtgctgtgtTTTTCTGGAATTTAGATCAATTAACAGCCTCGTCCCCCacttatcaaatatatattttggtatcaggtgaaaccctggggtgaaagctcatatttttgtcATAACCTCAAGTGAAATTTTAAGGCCTGGaaattcaatcattcattcattcattcaattaatTTATTCACATATCATTTTCACATTTATAATAatcacaatattttcaaaatcataaattCAAACAATAgcaaatttatattaaatttgtaCAATGAAAATTTTGTACAAATTACAATTTCCAAAATCATATACTAGAACAAATTTATcaaatatagaaatatatatttacaacattttactcaagttagactatcttttgaataaagtgctcaatcccaaaagggagagcgtataaaaattcaaagaacagaccttccagaataggtagtcgttactctgagtttcatgcctaaaagttggttaaaatttggtcccATATGAATAGTTCAAATCGTATGGCAATCACACTTGTGTTGTAGAGTTTATGTGTGGTGTTCTTTACCCATATCTTCAGATGACCTATGTGGGACCATGTccctatttattatttttggtaAACCCATACCTTGatatccaatttttcatgttcagTGTGTGTATGTACTGTTAATATAGTGTATTGTCATGAAGCTTGATTGTACATATTATATCACATTGAAACAATTTCATTTTGGATAAAATCCTGTTTGTTATTGAGatgtaaataattttaaatttgcaaaGAATGATTTTGATCTCAAACATTAACATCTGCTTTGTATTTTGAGTTcggtgtatttattgtaaatacagtaagccaaaaaactAAGGTACcggttatgttcacctcctgtatatcctaaacaaagacagatatgtcataattggaaccagcagccgatagctgcatctttcagcttgaatttaagacctctttcgttgaaattgttcaagaaataaagacacaacgatcccaaaacccaaggaagatatcaatgtaaaagttgctttgctgcattaaatgccctattgatttgtacacaaagtgttcgtgaacgagagaactagcgctgcgcttccattgattagcacgttaaaactagcgtcgtgctttcattgattagaacacaaaagtgcaattttgattttgtttcttcattaggtttttcgATCACCGctttttaattctcaaccaatttcaacaaataaggtcttaaatcagagctaaagagtacatgtattgactgcttgttttaatctttgtttgtctttatttaggatatacaggggtgaacataactggtaccttaattctttggcttactgtataggtcatgtctttcacagggctggattgtaactggaataacccaactttataaataatgaaagaaaaaaaagattgtttgcttgtcctccacaactttttcagaattgggtcggtcggtcgggattttttttaaatatattttttaaaggtcatagccaaaacatgactgtatgcctttaattagcctaataaatagcccaaaatagttgtgaattgggatatttctctctgtataccacttcattcatgtttttaaaacagtttagaagtgtgtagaaactgtacaAAAAgtttttcaggatgtcaaaaatgttgaaagaaaaaaaaattctggaatttccaaaattagggtcagtattcatttgtacagtaaaacaaaagaacaacttttttccagattttccacattaaggtcggtggaggacaagcaaacaatttttttggcctaagggtaTGTCTATCAATATCATATTAGGGCAATcctaaaaaaaatgaaagttttgatttttaatgGGACACCCTCTCATTTTGTTAATGTAAGTGAAACAATACCTAAATTCTGTACTTGTTAGCAGTTATGAGTGTGTGCTTTGAGAATTTCCtgtaatattgtaaataaatttaatttagaATCTTTGTAAATAACGGAGCCCTTTATGACCGAATAATGCATTGTAATTAGCGTGCATGAAAATTGTCAGCATTTTAGCTGATTTCgacttttttttgttattattttcagtgtttttcagcctatttctgaatcaaattcacagaaaatggtaagaaaacatggttttcagtggagtttttttcaagaccagttttcatgctTGAATTAGGCATaataaataagttgaatttccCTTTTCCGACTGATCTGAAAATCTAGGGTCAccacattttttttcatatttgaatgtttatatatttggtataaaatttgtCTGTTTGTAATTCTTACCATATAAGTCTGAaatattcaacaacaaaaattaaatctTGATTTGTTTACCATCATATCTTAACTTGATATCATCTGTGGCAaagcattaaaaaaaacattgtttACTGTCATGTTTTATGGTGAACTTtcatatttaaatattgtttCTGGTaagatattaaagccataatgtgtgatttgcttcacagcgatgccctcaattttactcagatttctactttttgcataattataatgcccagtagtgtactaaaataccacgtaaaagactaagcctgaagtgctttaataacagtaaaatttaactttttatattaaaaccggggagacccggttttattcagagttcactgaTCAAATGCTTGCTAATATGGGATAACATGTCCCGGGGATGTCAGCTTATGGGTGCACACGTCGAGCGTGATGCTCCATGCAGTATTACATATAATATGATCAGCGAGCgtatagtacacgcattgtaggtgctggaatgaaatctcaattttctttgttatacctcatttgtttggctcgaaattaaaaggggataatgtgatcagtgaaaacaaacatttaaataggaatctattctttatacaaatcacacattattgctttaaaaaagAACAGGAAAAAGAAAAGTAGGCCTAAAGATAGAAACAACCAACCGACCATGACTTTGGTGCTTTAAGGGCAGTGTAACATCTTTTAAGGCCTCTTaatgggttattctagttgaaattcctacactccctatggaaggcatgtccttaatcttctacacagggagtgtgaatttcaaatagggttacctgaatggatgactctccCAAAATtaggtaaaaagctatttttgattgtcaatgatatGAAATTTTGGgtgctcccatacaaaatcaccccatttttgacattgccaataccgaatgaccccctttttctgaaCATTTCTACACCGAtaggtgggcacaggtacgtcacctTCATATGCGAGTGCCTCCccagggtgactccatttgatatctacacccccatGTGTGGGGAttaagggtcatgtcttccatagggggtatatgaatATCAATTGGAATAGCAAAATAAGAAAATATCATCCAACCAGCagagttttaaggcgtgcgatGCAATCACACACCATCGCATGCCTTTAATCGCCTGTCCGAGTGTGATTTATTATATAGCATacctcaattcctaaacttcttacagagtgcaatttaatagcacacctgacagcctGCCTTAACATTTCTAGAAATTTGATTTGTAGCAtgcctgttattttcaaaactcaacccctGCAAAACAGGCCAATGgaggtatttttttttaattgagttgcattaaggtggtactacaccccgtgataaatttgtgactatttttgcatttttctcaagaactAAAAACACAATGGTAATAAAAGTTTATGCGCAAAGAATCCAGtttctacactggaatttcagtgactcaatacatgttacgttatttatgataagaaaagaggtatagctagaatgtacctcatttcctaacataattataaaatgaaccacttgtctttcagtgaagtaattggattccttgcccctataatatacataacttatgttaccagtgtgtggttattttttgagaaaatgcaaaatttatcagggttgtagtaccaccttaaattatCAAATCCCTAGCATGAATTGGGTAGCATgcaaacttttttattttaatgctTCTTGTCACTTTGCTTTCCTGTATCTCAATGTCATACTACTATTGCCACTATTATTGCCTGTTGGATCAGACTGTGTCACTTGTATATTAGATCTGAACATACTTAAATACTGTTAAATTTACCTGTCTTCTTAAGGTGGTTTAACGGCTATGATGTCATGCACAGTTTGAcagatgatacaggatgtgtaaaTGGGTGAAAAAATCTCTCctgcccattttttttttcaagagcgTTTTTGACTAGTTTTTTGTTATTGGAAAAAAAGACTTTGTACACAGAGCATGTTGCCAAGTTAATCAAATAAATTCATGAAAACagttaatttgtttaaatgtaatTTTCTCTCTGTTATACCCACTTGCATAAATCTTGtttatgatttattttattgCACAAATGCTACTCAATAAGGACAGTGTCCAGTGATTTTCACCAATTTAATTGGTCTTAACAAATgagatatttaaatgttagtacTATTGTCAATTTTCAAGACTTTTTCATATTAAATGTCATTTGAAATACAAATTTTGACAAGAATACAAATCGACAATAAAGAAGTGAACTAAAGCCAACTACCTGTTAAGAATACATTTGTTTGATTCAGTTTCACCTTGTACATCCCCTAACAGGGCATGCTTTGATTAATGAGATAATATTGAGTCAAAAAGTCATTTTTTGCACCTTTTGGGCACTCCTAAAATTTTGCAGAAAAAACAGTAAGAAAGCGTTTAAATATACACAATTTTTGGCATCACATGATATAGGACAATTTAAACATATGATGCATGTTGCAAACgccctataatgatttgcaaatcgcactgtaaatgctatcttgagtagataacaaacaagcaagcaaacaaacatgtaatataaataactataccaaatgaaattt encodes the following:
- the LOC140158963 gene encoding death domain-containing protein CRADD-like, translated to MEPMTDRHRAILRKSRVFLVPDIELSIIDHLVSELVLTAEDEERINAEKVRHDKIRKLIQLLPRRGDNAYDIFLKVLHEQQLFLYEKIKELENLSDDILLADSSYSQLQNGPSGDSHPREDACLIRENQRTRGIITHPTDVEMNCQPVVDIKPCVNDFNPNLTDMKTEPMDTFGLPPICLKITGSDEGQRIDPMRTIPRNPHKIVPQKALSTLASNLGQEWEALAVHMNFTKNKLYHFKENSKYNVWGQVFAFLTAWRNSNGSNATFERLIGELRSFQTTGVAPGAYRHLFFE